Proteins encoded by one window of Haematobia irritans isolate KBUSLIRL chromosome 2, ASM5000362v1, whole genome shotgun sequence:
- the LOC142227122 gene encoding phospholipase B1, membrane-associated-like, whose protein sequence is MKSFHLLLRLIIAFLLTPRHAAPRQNDINYFLNQSGIHKTNFNLQKARNGKLLVTNLDNGRDIFVYLRRLLLNRSSENWNRLYRINWEQGKIQKPRKWYEFPCQLNGSRSLVPPTSVDELRPGDIDVIAAIGDSLTAGNGVLSNTVFDLLTEFRGMSFSGGGMADWRTILTLPNILRVFNPKLYGFSVDNVVTVDRQSHLNIAEPMIMSRDLVYQVQILIQRMRQDPHIDMAKHWKLLTIFVGNNDICSDMCHHQNLWKFLQLHERDLRNALTLLRDNIPRLMVNLIPVPNMVKTIHQMQNIPLACQMVHSGACHCIFSERYTSKYLEKISEFISRWQHVDEFVTSLKEFYTKDFVVLYQSFTANVSLPVKDNGDTDLRFLASDCFHFSQLGHAAAANELWNNMLQAPRQKESFFVEPFVRFECPTEQRPYIATYKNSFK, encoded by the coding sequence ATGAAATCCTTTCATCTTCTACTACGTCTAATTATTGCCTTTCTCCTAACTCCACGCCATGCTGCTCCACGGCAAAATGATATCAATTACTTCCTCAACCAATCCGGTATAcataaaacaaatttcaatcTCCAAAAAGCCCGTAATGGTAAACTATTGGTTACCAATTTGGATAATGGCCGTGACATCTTCGTATACCTTAGGAGACTTTTACTTAATCGATCCTCGGAAAATTGGAACCGTTTGTATAGAATCAATTGGGAACAGGGTAAAATTCAGAAACCCCGAAAATGGTATGAATTTCCTTGTCAGTTAAATGGTTCGAGATCCTTAGTGCCGCCCACCAGTGTAGATGAACTACGACCTGGTGATATTGATGTAATAGCTGCCATAGGTGATTCACTGACTGCAGGCAATGGCGTTCTATCGAATACAGTTTTTGATCTTCTCACTGAATTTCGTGGAATGAGTTTTTCGGGAGGTGGTATGGCTGATTGGAGGACAATTCTGACACTACCCAACATCCTTAGGGTATTCAATCCTAAATTGTATGGTTTCTCTGTGGATAATGTGGTCACAGTAGATCGTCAATCCCATTTGAATATAGCCGAACCAATGATTATGTCTCGGGATCTGGTCTATCAAGTTCAAATTCTTATACAACGTATGCGTCAAGATCCTCACATCGATATGGCAAAACATTGGAAacttttaaccatttttgtggGCAACAATGATATATGCTCGGACATGTGTCACCATcagaatttatggaaatttttacaacttcatGAGCGCGACCTAAGAAATGCCTTAACTTTGTTACGTGATAATATACCAAGATTGATGGTGAATCTAATACCAGTTCCTAATATGGTCAAGACGATACATCAAATGCAAAATATCCCTTTGGCATGTCAGATGGTTCATAGTGGTGCCTGTCATTGTATCTTTAGTGAACGTTATACGtcgaaatatttagaaaaaatttctgaatTTATTTCACGATGGCAACATGTTGATGAATTTGTTACCTCGCTAAAGGAATTCTATACAAAAGATTTTGTTGTTCTCTATCAATCATTCACCGCCAATGTTAGTCTACCAGTGAAGGACAATGGTGATACAGATCTTCGTTTTTTGGCCAGTGATTGTTTTCATTTTAGTCAATTGGGTCATGCCGCTGCAGCCAATGAACTATGGAATAATATGTTACAAGCTCCTCGACAAAAGGAATCCTTTTTTGTGGAACCTTTCGTGAGATTTGAATGTCCCACCGAGCAGAGACCCTATATAGCTACctataaaaatagttttaagtAA